From the genome of Astatotilapia calliptera chromosome 3, fAstCal1.2, whole genome shotgun sequence:
gtccttagggactagtaaagcgctatacaaatacaggccatttgtcAAAATGCATGTGGTTGTTATAACTGAAGAATATTAGGAATAAAATAACTTACCAGGCATGTTTGCAAAAATCAGCGAAGAGCAGAGCTTCACGACTATTGCTTGTTTCCGTTGATTCTCTGAGCTTACTTTCACTTGCTGTTTGAAACGTGGCCGTTTGGGTCTGGGGGTTTCAGTTTGAGTAGAAACAAAAAGTGAACTTGCCTGTTTTCAGTTGCTGAACTCTGCATTTACAAAATATCTTAACTCAGATGTGAGAGTAAAACTTATTGTAACTTATTCGTTTTCCAGCTCAATTTTGATTCAAGTTTGTCTTTTACAGTGTTGTAAACCATCATTATTCTTAACCTGCTTTCAGAAGGAAATGGGTTTTGATGGGTTTGATGAATGAAAGGTAACACGTGACTCATTGCCACACAATAAAATGCAGACACTAACATCTTACTGTTAATGCTTAGAAGGTTTACCCTTTTATGTAGACTAGAACAGAAAAGATAAGTGTTCCATTGGTCTTGCTATGAGCTGCTATATGATTTGATAGCATGTTCATgaagtgaaaaatgtaaatgtataatgttgcattcttttctttttgtgcttttgccACATGGTGTAAATTCAGTAGAAAGTACAGTATATACACATAACAGGTTGCAGGGAAGACACTTGTTTTATGCATAAACATGCTGGACATTAAAGTAAGGATAGAAGAAGCTCAAGTCCAATATTAAGTCAGATTTTAAGTTTTCTTGTTAATATTTGAGAAAGCCAAAACAAGCAAGTATAATCTATTatgaataaacacaaacaaatcaatGTTAAAATGGGTAAATTCCTTTTTTCTAAGTTTCTAAGTGTCCGTctccatagctggactggccatcgggcataccgggcatttgcctggTGGTCGGCtagcgattttttgtttttatgggccgatggattcttttttttttaggaagagtatgtataatgaaaggtgttggattggctaattggtcatgatcgactctgggctggaccaattacagccgaggaggcggatgcaccctcccccttgtttagcaatcacgtgattttcgcgcattgcatgccgggaactagtggcaaaacaatccaagtaccgcatcaattgcaagcatttgcagcaccgcaaaacgttcattctccggttccaataccttcttgttttttctttgccgcacaaaaaaggaatgtacaaaacaaaaggagaagaaTGGAAGGGCTTGTCTCCGGTAATATGGACCTATACAAGGCTGCGTCCTACAACGTGCGCAGCGCGGTCCGAAAGGCAAAGCGGAGCTACGGggaaaaactagagtcacagctacgacagtgcgactctaggagcctgtggaaaggactgcggactataacggactataaacgaccagcttcttcaatgatgaatgctgatgcttcactggctgatgagctgaacacgttttatgctcgcttcgacgccgcagcaattaaaacaacaaacggctgcgcgcgctcggagtgcaccagtgaagaaaatgcattcgtcatcacagagcatgccgtgaggaacaccttcaggagggtgaccaccaggaaggcagcaggaccagatgcaatccctggccgggtccttagagcctgcgctgatcaactagcaccggtgttcacggagatcttcaacctctccctggcccaagctgtggttcccacgtgcttcaaacgttccattattgtccctgttccaaagaaacaacagcccgcttgccacaatgactaccgtccagtagcactgacttcaattgtgatgaagtgttttgaaagactgatgagagatcacatcacttcttcacttcctgccaccatcgactcacttcagtttgcttaccggactaatcgttccacagacgatgccatatctcacctgctccacacatccctgagtcacctgaacactggcagagggaattatgttaggatgctgttcgtggactacagttcagcattcaacacaataattccctctaagcttttcaccaagttgacggatctaggactcagctcatcactgtgtcagtggatcctcaacttcctcacagacagaccccaatcagtgagggtaggaaaacaagtctccccctccatctcactcagcactggagtgcctcagggctgtgttttaagccccctgctgtactcactgtacacttatgactgtgtagccacatccgacaccacctccattgtcaagtttgctgacgacactgctgttgtgggcctgatctccgacaacatcgagacggcctacctggaggagattaggaacctggagacctggtgccaggagaataacctcctcctaaacatcagcaaaactaaggagctgatcgtggacttcactacaaagcaggcgaggaattacaaacccctcatcatcagtggcaagccagtggagagagtggacagtttccgatacctgggtgtccacatcactcaggacctgtcatggtcctgtcacatcaacaccctggttaagaaagcccgtcagcgtctcttcttcctcagaagacttagagacttccatctgccactgaaggtgctcaagaacttctactcctgcaccatcgagagcgtcctgacgtcaaacatctgcacctggtttgggaacagcaccaagcaggacagacgagatctgcaaagggtggtgcgctcggcagaacgcatcattcaatcagagctccctgacctgctgtccatctacaccaagcggtgcaagtccaaagctaggaagattatgatggacctctcccatcccaacaatggactcttctcactgttgaggtctgggaagcgcttccgctcccttaaggccaaaacagagagaatgaagaggagcttcttcccccaggctattcggggcctgaaccaggtgtaggactggactctcccaaacacgtcactataagactggactctcacacacgtcaccacacgcaccaccacacatttcctataatcctataattcctataatttataatccttatctttataatctcttctgctatttgcacattctttactgtaaattcctaagttaatttgtaaatttttgtagtaaattgtaaatattgtaaaacttttcttctgtcatttaatggtcgggaggagtgaaagggtcagacccttacgagcacacagagtggacaaaagacgttagcgtgctgcccaactttatatatttataattatacggttcttggagtgagtgcatacactcatgaagtttagtaacttcaggtcactgcaacaagcccaggtacagtttaccgacggatgggtgcaggaccttgaaatgcaccgtgtagaacgaaagaccatcgtacgaacaaaggtaagtttaccagtctcacaaatcgtcttcataaatacacattcgttaaccgtttattaataggacctttgagctcaacggtaattaattagtagtggaaataatttctggcagcattacagaaatgtagcagtgacaataatattgtatgttgtaatcgcactggacaattagtgatacaaaacaactgttttaccctgtgaataaaagtatatgtttttgtcaatgtaccatggtaataacagaagcgaaacgcaatattgtgtcaggacaattcactatttatgcacaataaacaaaggagcatagcgcgacaatttctgttcagcgccagacttgcttgtaacctatagcaccaattatgttaagaaaaatgacgcattaactactacaaaactctgacctttgtgggaatgcttggagcagactaacctgtgagctggagtgttctgggacgttatatttggtctttgaatggctgcaatccaggccatccgtcggctcttacttcggaaacatggctttaaaaatttctcttcaacgacgtaatccgattaaaaaaaaaaaacgatctctttacccgtcggcttcccgtggctgtcatgcgaccggctattgcagttaataatacaacagcttcttgccattttttgtgtttctttttatcgctgtttaACTggtttcaattgaaagcctgcgtgcgctagtacctcttgccacaagttcccagaatcctttgcggttttacccctgaatgacgtcacattttcaatctttatcctggtgggccggtctctagtcaaaatgcccgggctgattttttgtcccagtccagccatgTCTGTCTCCCTAAAGGTTTAATCACATTTACACCAGTTTGGACTTTATTCAGCATCTGCTTCATTTGTACCTTTTTCTATGATGTTTTTGCTGCATAACATCCTGTAAAGTCACCTTTAAGCGTGCCTGTTTCTGATTttccttttattaaaataatttacattttaatagttCTCTCCCAGTATGCCAATGTTGGCACTTTATGGTAGTGCCTGCCAAAATTTCCCCAAAGGCCCTAAAAACTAAACTGTCTGATCTCTGCTTTTGTGTAATTCAGccatttttgttgtatttctttccttctttctgtaTCACATTGCCATACCTGCTTCTTTGTTTGCTTGCAATGTACTTTCCGTTTATTCAGGTTGCTCCTCCACCTGGACCTGGTTTTCATCCTTTAAAGTTTCTTTCAAGATTGTGTTTTAAGGATATGAAGGTAGCTGCCACACTTATTCACCAAAACACTGATTAACGTCTTCTGGAAATGCTGCAATAGCTTTAACACTGCAATATGGCAGAGACCAACAGTGTAAACAATACACAATACAAATTTCACTACTTGAAGAAATCATACACAGTAGTGTGGCACACATGCCAGACTTTGCATAAAATACTGAATAGTGCCTTCCGCCCTGCAGGGTCTCCTCTTAAGTGATTCATTTATCAGTGTTGGGTATTTAAAAAGACGTATAGATTTCCAATGAAATGAAAGTTCTTGTATTCATTGTAGCAATTATTCAAAGGGTGAAAACACATGACTGTTTGAATTAAAAGTACTTTTTATGACTAAGTATAACTAATTATCGATACTGTCATCTTTGACAGCTCATCTCACTTATTGCTAATATGTATTGTAATATATCtgtatcactaaagcacttctggatggatgcaaactgcatttcgttgccctgtacctgtgcatgtgcaatgacaataaagttgaattctattctattctattctattctatttagaAGTGAGTAAAAAGTCTGagatatatttgttttatgataaaagctttattttttttaactaatacAAATATCATAATACTTTGTTGCCATTATTATGAAATTGATTCTGATATGACTTTAAAGCACTATTAACAAAAGATTACAAGATGATGATATTTCAGTTAGAGCGTGTTGAAATGCAAGTGCCCAATTTTGCCACCCCCCTGTGCTCCAGTGTGCTGACTTTATTGGCTTTAATAGTATATAATGTACTTTTTTCCCACACAATTATGTGAAATCTCACACTTTGATAGCTGACGTAAGAGTTGTGTTGCACACATCATTTCACATTAGAGGTTAAATACTGTATGGCAATTATTTGATcacattcaaataaataaatactcacagGCAAAACAGGCTTTTCAAATTTGGGACTGCTTTGTAGgacttcaatattttttttttttaattcagggtttaaaaaaagggggggagctCAGCATTAGCTCTACTGCTCTGCAAAGCTATTGTttactctcttcttctctcttcttctcagCCACTGACAAACACTAACCTGGCACTGTACACTAGGTCAGCAACGTAAAGCAGGAAATTGATGGCAGTGATTACAGAAGCAGCGATTGTTTCTGAGTTATCGTTTCTCCTGTAACTCTTGTTAAACTGGAACACAGGCCAGAGGATGGTGGCAGTCAAATACATGATAACTGCCAGGAGCCCGTATGCCGAAAGGAACTTGGAGAATGGGATGGGGAGACAGCCGGTCCACTCTCCCACACACAGCACCACCACAGCCATGGAGAGGATGAAGCAGATGCAGTACACTGCCATGCACCACTTCAGTGCTGGATGATGGTCGTATGTCACTGGGCtgctgatgaggatgaagaTAATACAGGCCAAAAaggtctggcacactttcaatAAGCCCGGAGCTGTAGCCATGTAACCTGCCACCTCTCCTGGCCTTGCTTTAGACAGGCTCACCTCCCCCATGTAGGCAACcgctgccaggcaggagaagACTGTGGAAACTATGCGATGGTCACGGGTTTCACTGGCCTGTTGGTGTCTAAGGAAGAAGACTGGGAAGATGATGGATGCTGAAAGGCAGAGGAGTGCAGCATAGCAGGCGACAGTGATGGGGAAGTTGGACCAGGACACTGGCACCCGGGCCTGGAGGCCGAACAACTCTACCAGCAGGACCAGCAGAGTGCAAGCGAAGCTGAACGCCCAGCAGAAGATGCACCAGTCAGCCATGCCTTGGTGTGGCAGATGAGCTCCATGTGCAGCGACACTAAATGCAACACAGGTGAATAACAGGGCAGCTACTCGCATCCAGAGCAACTGGGAAGTAGGGACCACAATCAATGGCATGATGGGATGTTACAGTCTGTCAGGAGGTGAAAGTGACTTTAATAGTCCTGCAAGTTTCAAGACGAGTCTTGTACTGAATGTCGGATCCTGCTTCTCCTCTACTTAGTGGGCATTTGTCTCATAATCTGCAGGAAGAAGACAAAGATAATCAGAATAAAATGAAGCAAATATGTGTTAATATGCAGTCAAGGATTAACTGTACAGTACGTCTGtggaaaacaaaattattttagacattttaaaaatgttgaaattgttttaaaatgatttattccTTTAATTATGCACAGTCCATAAAAAGAGTAGCTGAGTTTTCCAAAGTctaacatttaattttaatcttATTTCTTGTTCAAATCACATGCCATGCTTATGCTATACTAGTACTATACTAGCAAAATTTTACCATTGGACTATTCATAAATAAGCTAACAGCCAAATGTACAGGGGGAATACAATACCTAGTGACCTGCAACATCAAACTTAACAATTATTAAAACGTTTCTCACCCCTGACTAACATGCCTGGGCTCTAACTTAAATtgcacaaagctaaaggaaTTTGTGAGGTCTGGTGTTCAGGCTGTGGCCTGTGTATGCAGGAAGCTGCGATCTGACTGCTTAATCTTCAAGGAATTGGAAAGTCCCTCAGTGTAAACCAAAGTGGGCGTAGTGCCTTTCAAACTCTCTGGAGTTTGATCCTGGTCTGTTATCCAAAGCATGGCCATTTTAGTTTGCTGGTTGGGTTGTATGTATACTGTATATTTTCAACAAATATGCTTCATTGCCTGTGTGTGCAACCTTCTATGAGCAGCTAGTTGTTCCATGAATGCGTGAGAAGAATTCTAGCCACTTGGGTGTCACCAggggctgattgtgacccaatGTATATAAAGAGCTAACCTGGGATGTGTTCCAATAGTAAATTTTTCCTAGGAATCTTACTAACTGACAGAAGTGACCTGGAAGTATCTATTTAGTGGCAATAATGAGATCTGTTCCAGTCCTCCAAATATTTAGGAAAGGAAGTTCAGTGCTTCCTTTGTTGTCCCCTTTAGCTTAGGATACAACGGCATTATTCTTTATGaaggggaagaagaaaaaagctgtCCCATAATTCATTGTGACAGACAATTTAAACattcataaaaacaacagacataATAAACAAAGAGTAGTTCATCTAAGAgatgtgtttaattttaaagaacataGGACAGATTTACTGAGTGGGGCAAAACATGCCACATTATTACACAATTACAGGTTGATCTACTAACAGTGTTCTGTAATTTATATGAGATGAGGGCTGTTCACTTCAGTAGAAAAACTCAGCCAAGAACCATGTGAATTAGTGGTTCAAAAATACCAGGGAGGGAGCATGAGACAGCGATTGATGAGTGacttttaacaaaaataatcaagTGTAAGCTCAGGTTTCACATATGTTTCTCTCAGGAAACAGCAAGGCAGTTCAGATAAATAAGAGGGGGATAAAGGAAAATCTGCATGCTTTTGACATGAGAAGTAACTGTACTGATAGAAATAACTGGGCACTATGTAAAAGGTTCTAAAGATTAGTACACAGGTGGAGTCCAGAATTTATCAAGAGGAAAGCTGCATTATTACAAATGGAAATCTGTGTGGAACTGCTAACAAACAATACCAAATATTATTGAGCATCAGACCACAAGCTGTCCCGGTTACTATGTTACTGCACCACATCTGTAAATCACCTTAAAATCACATTCTAATAATGGCAAATGCAACATTTGTGCATTAATCTAACGCCTGCATTTTCACTGActcttattttattcatttcagaTTTAGCAGGTGAGTCCCTCACTGTGCACGCACTGCTGAGAAAACCCCCAGCTCAGTTCATTTCTGCTTGAAATTCCCATTATTATTGAGGAGCATTAAGAGGGGCTTGCCTCTAAACACTCACTGTGAGGACTGAGTAAACAGTTTTAAGATTAAGAGTTTCCGCGCTGCTCATAACTTCTCATGTGCATTATCTGGCATCTTGAAGCTAATCTATAGAGCATCATGATGCCAGTGTCTCCAAATTCTGCATTCTGCCTTTTAGCCAAATCCCCATATACTTATGAGATAGGTAAAAGTAGGTGTTTTGGCAGATTGAGTGAGTAAGGAAATACCCTTTTACCGACatcatttttaattcaaaagAGTGAAACATCTGTTGTATTTCTAGGGTGTGGCGAATTTCACTAGACGATAAACTCTAGCTCACCCCCGCCCCCATAGGTCACGTTCAATTGCCATTAACTCCGGTGTCACATATCCTGTTGCACATAAACTCACacaaaacaggaagcagctctGAAGAGCTAACAGCGAGTATCCAGGAAGCAACAGTAGCAGCATCGAAGCAGTTTTTCAGACTAAATGGCAATCATGCCAGAATATTAGGACTATTTCGGGTATATTTTTTAACAGGGATCAACATccagaaaagtgttttttaagtTCCTGTTGGATTCTCTCAGTTTAAACACACTCCATGCATGGTGATCTAAACTGAGAGAGATGACTGTTAATATTTCAACAGCAGCATGGTACCGAGACATCAGAAAAAGGTGCGGTTGTGCGGTGTAGGTTATGTGGCCTCTTCTGCTGACAGGAAACCAGGTTTGGGTTTACGCTTTTGGTTTGGTAGCGCGCATACCATGCATACCTCGGTTCTTAACACAAACCAATCGAGGGGGTCGTGCCACATAAAGCTTAAAAGTTAAAGGGAACCACCCACACTGTTGTAAAATGGGGGCAAAGAAAGTTTCTCACAAATAACAGGTTATGTTAAATCAAATAGGCCACTGCAGGATTTCTTACCTCTCTTAAAATAACAAAGCTATGAAAGAAATCTATGCTCGTTTTCATGCAGATACCCTACCAGAGGAGGCGTGTTTATTTCTAAGAGTATGTTCTGTATAACAGAGGCGTTTATCAACCGTTTAACTGAGTAATTAAGAAGTTTTCCATGTCAGATAGCGGACATAACGCGCCTCGGTGCTATGCCTTTGTAATCAGCTCTACTCCAAGAATAGACCGCGATAAACACGAGCTGCTACGTTTTACTTAAAATCTTTCAGAGCAACATATCATTCTGAGGCGGGATCTTACCGATTTCTGAGCCACCAGGAgttttatttcacaataatgTTAAAGCTTTAAGTTCCTCGGCGCATCCCCTCTGTTATCCAGCGATATCTGTCTGCGGGCTGTGGGTCCCACGCCCCACACTGCCATATTTGGTAAAGTCTAAAACCTCCTCCACGTCCAGCAAAATCGTCACAGTTCCTCTTCTCGGAGATGGCTTACTCACATAATaaaggaacaaataaaaaggtcaTTTCTGGCATGTCCTCACTAGGGATGCTTACGCAGTTGTGTCGAGTAGTAGCGCTGCTGCATGGGCGTGGACGCTTGTTACTGCcagtaaacaaataaatgaataaatacattaacaGGCAGCGATAGGTCAAAAGTGTAAGTTATGTCATAATTTGGGGTTATTGTGTCAAAATTCTGACACAATAACCCCACATTATGACTATCTTGAAATTTCAAGTTACTTCTGAGTAGAAATGTCAAGACTCCTGAGTGGAATTTTACAGAGGGGAAACAGTAAGTGAGGCTGGAAAGAATCACATCAAGCATCCAGAAAATCCTCCCAGGGTTGtgccctcctctctcctctcttccctCTAAGCAAACCGCTGCACCCGTCTGGTACAATCGTGAAGTTCACAGATGACATGTCATAGACTCATCGAGGATGGTGATGAGCGTGCATAAAGATGTGGGGCAAAACTTGATTTTAcgtcagcagcacagaaagcgtCTGAAGGTGAGCTTAAAAAATGATTGCAGGCTACATTATGGAAGAGGTGCTACCGCTGCatactgtctttaaaaaaaatgattaatttctattgtttgcCCACTCAAGGTTTATAGGGATTTTAAgaagtatttagttaaattaaGTTACTTTTCTGACACAGCAATTAGATAAGTATTTGAAATACAATATTGactaagtaattagtaattaattacttttttaaagtaacttacccaacactggtgctgacccatgtgtgggccacatctggcaaaccagatctgggccagcaAAGGgctgtcattctttgcggtatgtgagccatgtgtaagcacattgtgtgggccaggtCCGGGCCATACCATTTTGCTATGTGGTAGTAGCACCCACAACCAAATCAACCACAACATCTTGTTAGTGTAGCACACTCCATCATTTTCTTTGGCAATTACTCTaaattttttatgtattatgtatttattgtgtATTTAGGGCAATGTCTTACAGCGGTTCGACACTCTGGCCTATGTGATGACTCATATGATTAATAATGTGTCAATAACACTAGGACCATCTCTAAAGAGACACCCACTCTAAGGCTTAAATACCTACAACTCTGTCAGTTGTTTTGGAACTCAAGAAGCTTCTTGAGCCTTCTTTTTAAGCACTCAACACAACCTTGCAAGTCAGTAAGGGGAAAAATGCATCCAAAAATATCAGTGacaattcattcatttatttttgcataacACAAAGGAATATGTGTGACAGAACATAGTTGATTTTCTTGttgaaaaatataattatttaaaagtagaaagtaGCTTA
Proteins encoded in this window:
- the LOC113019202 gene encoding myeloid-associated differentiation marker homolog, which codes for MPLIVVPTSQLLWMRVAALLFTCVAFSVAAHGAHLPHQGMADWCIFCWAFSFACTLLVLLVELFGLQARVPVSWSNFPITVACYAALLCLSASIIFPVFFLRHQQASETRDHRIVSTVFSCLAAVAYMGEVSLSKARPGEVAGYMATAPGLLKVCQTFLACIIFILISSPVTYDHHPALKWCMAVYCICFILSMAVVVLCVGEWTGCLPIPFSKFLSAYGLLAVIMYLTATILWPVFQFNKSYRRNDNSETIAASVITAINFLLYVADLVYSARLVFVSG